The nucleotide window CCATTGCAAAAAATTATAGGCTATTTCTtcaaaaaaatagattaaaaatgcCATAATTTTCTGTAGCTCTTCTGAGAGTATGCCAACCAGTGTCTGACTGCCAGACTGTAAGTATTACCTGTCCTTATCCACAATAACTGTTGTAGGGTAAGACTGGTTACTTTTATTTCCAGTACCTAACTGGCCATATGAATTGGCTCCCCAGGCATAAATCTGACCTTCATCTGTTAGCACTAATGTATGTGCATAGCCACAGGCAACctataaagaataataaaaagaaaaatctcatttttatgtAACAGTAAGTTGATACACATAGATACATGTTTTGCTATACGTTAATGTTATTGATTCTATACCAGTgtagaaattacaaaaattacaaatacagataaatttattaaaaagaggaaaaaatgtatcAGTGACAAACCCTGCCAGATCATCTCAAGAGTACAGAAAAAGAATAGCTAGACattgagaaaaaaggaaagctataTGACAAATTTGAACAGTatgcagaagaaatgcaaaaaaaggcAGATCATCTGTCCTGCACTGACCTTGCTTTATGGGTAACTGCTCCAACATGAATAGCTTACCACTGTGAAAACAGGCAAGGTCTCCCAgtctgctcctctcctccctgacTGCCAGCCACACAGAACTGTCCCCTCCCTGTGTCAGCTCTAGTGTTTGAATACCCACTTTACGATCTATATATGCAGCACATGCTGCACATACAGATAGACAGTGGCAAAATTACCAGCAACAGTCTTGCTCTGCATGAGTTAATGTAACCTGTTATAGCTAGACGGCTATCAATCACCAATTTATGTTGTTCAAAACTAGCTCACATATCTTCATATAATCTGCAAAGCAGATATACCATAAGTACATGTAGTCCACTGACATCCATGAAGCATGTGATGtgctttaaattaaataaatccttAAGTTATTTACTGATTGGAGGTCTATAACTTGGTATTAATAGATAGCAAGCAAATGAAGTGGATGGAAATAGTAAATAAGTCAAACTTACTGGAGCACTCACACTCTCTAAACAGGAGAATAAATACAGGGGAAAATAATATTCACTTTATGTTATTCTCCAACAGCAATTGTTACCAGCAAAGCTACTGTCTACATCCTAGAAACTGAATGTAAAACTCTGTaattaaattagtttattttaaaagatttataaaATCCATAACTTCCCTGAGTAAATGTAATAAATAGGATACAGAATTCAAACCACACTTGTAAATTTTCACTAGGTTACAATGTTTTCTAGCAGAATCTGTCATTTTCTTGACAGTATCCTCTATTTTGGATAAACCAATTAAAAACTTTCAGTACCAGTTCTGCAGttactttaaatatttcctaTCAGTCAAAATGAGTTTTCAGTTTGCCAGTTACACTGATGACAGCCCAGCTATTTAGTAAAGTGTAATAACCACCCAAGATCAACTAACCATGGAATCATATCAACTGTTGTCCAAAAGCAGTTGAAGACAATTTGTTTAGACTTCAAACACCAGTTAGTCACCGTGGCTGGAGTGCAATTCTAAAAGTGATATTCAGTCTGCCAGAAAGACAAAATGCTAAACTACAGCATTTTCCCAGAAAAGAAGACAGGGGTTAAAGAAGAAGAGGGTAGCCTAAGAAGACTTTCTTATTTACTAAAataacaggacttttttttttaaattaagtttcacaggaaaaaaaaccccaaacatttctaATGCCCTAGTCCTCTTTAAGTAAAATCCTGACCTCACTCTagtcaatggcaaaattcccactgaactCCACAGGCTCACAGTTTCTCCCCTACTGACAAAGGCCCATTTTAAGATACCTGTTTTTATTCTGGTAAATGGCACTTCAAATAAAGAGATAAAGGACTATCTCTTATAAACGTAGAATATGCCTATTTTCAGTTGTTGATAAAGGGTTCGGCACAGAGCATCCCACACGTACCCGCTGCACACGAATGCCTTGCAGAGCTGCTATTCGGCACGGCGTTGGCTGGTTGCCGCTGCTGCCCAGTCCCAGTTGGCCGTTACCGTTGTAACCCCAGACATAGACCTTAAAAACAGAGATGGGATTTTAACTCTTTGCTACTATCTACTTCTTTCGAAAGCAATATGACTACTTCAGAGTTACAATAATAATTTTCTGCAATATTCCCTGTCCCCACACCTTAGGATCTGTACTTTATATGTAGATACACAAACACGTACACACACCtgtataaacatacatatatacatagacatatatacacacacatgtatatggTTTTCTGTGCCAGAAATTTTGGATGATGCTTCTGTTTAAAATACCAACTGCATGCTCATCTAAAATTCTAAATCTCCATATTCATGTTGCTCTGTAAGAGTTAGATTATGTAAGACTACAATATTTTAATATGAAGAGTAGAAAAATAAGTGATTCATATGGCTGTTTCCTGGCACAGAGCAAATTCAGCATGAATACTTCCCTTTCTTAAAGAGCTAATTTCTCATTCAAAAATCCtctaacagaaaagaaaacacactaaAACAAGTATAAACTGGAAGCTATGACAAACAGTTTGAGTAGGCTGTTAACAGCTTTGTGCTGaacataagaaaaagagaaaatactgagCTCTGATAATTTCAGTGACATATGTTCTACTGCAAACAATCAATAGCTACTTAGGTCTAAACTGAAATGCTTGGAGCAATGGAGCTAGAGAGGATGTAGGCTGCCCAAAACCTTCAGCTCATATGAACTAAAACAAGAATACTACAACCCCTTTGTATCTTTGCAATGAGGATGAAAAAGTATGAGAGGGATTCAAGGGGTACCGCAATAGAACAAATATATGCAATgtactttattttctccattttccctTGAGATAAAGTGGGCATATATgagcactgaaaattaaaatagcattCACTGATTATTCTCACATTCTTGATACTTAAGACTCTAGTATAGacagtaatttgtttttctatgAATGCTAAAGAGCAGCGGGATAACGCATTAATTGGCACTTTCATTTTTGCTAGACTATAACACCAGCTCTAAAAATCAGTAAATCAGTGATACAAACTTAGTTATTTTTACATAGAGAAAATGAAGCTAGCATGAAATGCTAAGTATACATATATAGATTTGATATAATTTAATCCCAGTTTGTAAAAATCTCCTGACCTTCACAATACTATTTTTACTTCAGAACTGTATTTTCAAGTAAATTTGAAATTTGATATCTGAATTCCTTCAATTCAAAGCCAACTCCAATAGCTGATACAAAGTAATAGCTGCTAAATGTTATGAATAATCTCATAAACCAAAAAGCCATAAACCAAATGTTAATGAACAATTTTCCCTGTTTCACTCTATCTGCTTTCTAAAGAAGAAACCATAATCAGCACAGATAGGAAGATGTGCTTAAGTATGTCAGAATTTGCAGGACAATTTATGACAAACGTTTTTATAAGTAGTATAAACAGGTAGATTTGAGGGAGTCTGGAAAGGTATACTTCTTTTCTGAGTAGCAGCTCATTACTGGCAGGTTTGAAATTATCTACATCCTGTGATATTacataaaacaaaattcagtcaGAAAATTCACTTAAAGTTTTTTACCTCTCCATTTTCCACCACAGCCATAGAGCACATCTGTCCACAAGCTATATTAACTACTATTTTATTCTGTAGGCAGCTGGTAACTCTTCGAGGAATTGGTTGATTAGCTGTGGAACCAGATCCAACCTGGCCTGAGTTATTGTAACCCCACGTGTACACCTGTTGTGAGAGAATTGTCATAGAAGAACGCTATATAACATACAGTTCGAAGTACAcattcaagagagaaaaaagttataagcataaaaatttacatttttcattcaaGTGGATGTATTCTTTTAAAATCTAGGCAGATACATAGGTTTACAATTTAATTGTTTCTATCAAAAATATGCCACTCATAATACTTATATATTCCATTCTTTTACATTCCTCCAATCAAAGGTAAGAGGCAACATGACAGTTGCATTAATGCCAGATGAATTCATTGCTAGTTTTCCAGAACCCAAAGTAAAATGGCTAACTGGACACAAATGGCACCTCAAAGTAAATGACAGAAAACTCCTTAGACGAATGTGATTTATATTAATGCCAGCTTTAACACCATTAAGCATTTACAGTAGAGTAGCATAGGAAGGAACTGACTGCCCTCTACAAAGAAACTATAACTTCTTATTACAAGCAGATGTAGCACATAAATCAATGTTCTGCATGCACTTCAAAGCAGCTAGACCGTAACAGGTTTTCCGTTTTTATCAAACATTTGTGTTGCATCAGCTCTGTGAGGATAGCAAGTAGCAAGGTCTAATGCTCTAGGTGCagaatgttttcttgtttctcacATGCATGAATATCATtaagagaaaagagagatttaTTCCAGCTATTCTCACCTCTCCATCAGATGTTAACACCATAGAATGATGAGAGCCACAGGCAActtcaatgacttttttgttcACCAAGTTAGTAGAGACTTGACAGGGAAGCAAACTATGATTTGTTGTACCATTGCCCAACTGACTATAGGCATTATGACCCCATGTATACACTTCTCCTtctataataaaaatgtaaaaggctagtttaaaatctttatttttccaatgaGTACACAACACAAAACTacaaactgaaaagtaaaattcCATAACAACATACATATTTaagtgtgtatatgtatatgtaatatatatatatatatttaagtgaGAGCCCCCCCATTGGGGCTCTCAAGCCCATGAACATACTAATTCTACATTCACATAGTGTTGACCACAAATCCACAAGGATAGTATCACCATAATCTTAGTAAAAGAAATCATATAGCTAAAACAAAGGAGACAGTGcaatacagaagagaaaaggatGACAGGACAGTCAGGAGTACCCATTTCAATTTCTTTGTTACTGACAAATCCATCAAAATTTCTTGTCTATGTCCTGTTTCCCACTTTGGAAAATTCAAATAATAAGCTTTTATTCCTTTATGATATACATGAAGATGCTTGTAAGAAAAATTTAGTATTACTTATTAATAAACATACTATTATTTACTTATTATTTAAACATACTATTCATGTCCTGTATTTTGAGAAACATGCTAGTAAAATTAAGAATGCAAGAAATGTCTGACCGTGTTAAGATTGATGGTCCACCTAGTGCAAAATTCTGTCCTCCAACTGACAACAGAAAAAAGCTACTGTTTAAGGAGAACATGAGCCTGGTCACTTTTTGCAGTTCCCAAGCATTTACAATCACTAGAGTACAGATATTACCAGGTACCTCTGATTCTCTTTAATGTACGTATATTGGCCCGTTTTCCATGAAGCTAACACCTTTTCATactcattttctttcatctgttttaaaTCAAGTATCCCCTAGTTAGAGCAGTGCAGGACTTGAAGAACAGCTGTCCTACATTCATCTTGTCTATCATCATCATAATTTTCTAAACCTAAGTTACACTGTTATTGCAGGAGAGCTAGGTTTGACATACAACTCCATCAGATTTCTAAAGAGATCACCAAACTCCTTGTCCCTAAGAAGGTTTCCCTCAGAACTCCAAAGGCAAAATGTGCTACACTAAACCGATATTTCTCTGCAATAACAGGTTAAATCTGATGACTTTATCCGGTCAAAAGTAAACaaccttttctttgtttcaccaATATGAGAATACAAATTTCAGTGAACAGGTGAAACAGCCACATAGAAACATACGACCTAAACTGGAAATGATAGTAACTAATACAAGAATTATGAAATACATAAGGGCTGTCTGAAAGGTAGGTTAAAAGAGGCTGAGCTGAATGGAAGATATTCATGTGAATGGAGTTAGGAGTAAAAATCATCAAGGATCAGTTCTGGACCTGTTCTCTTGCAATACTTCTGTTCATCATCTGGGTAAGGAGTATGAGCGTGCCAGAGGGATCTGCCAGCGACAAAGCtcagaaaaatacagatacagataTAAAAAGCATCCAGAATGGTTTACcctgaagactgaagaaaatggtGAAATGTAATTGAATATAAACAACAGTCACACATTTACAACACAATTCCCCTCACCTACCTTTAGTCATGTAATCTAGACTACTCAAAAAGATTCCTTCTCAATAATGGAGAGAGAGAGTGAAATTTTAACATCATCAGTCAGGCTCTAACAGAACCTCACTGGAAACACAGTATCAGTCATTTGTCTTCGATAATAATGTCCTTGATTATGAACAGAAGGGCCACTAGCACGATGCGGATAATAGAGTGTCAAtgagacaacagaaaacaaaaggctgAGAGGCAATATAACTGGTCTTTAAAGCACATCCAAAACTAGGTACTGGAGGGAAAAGATGCATTTTAGCTAAAGGGCATTGCTGGCACAAGAACATATGGGGATAATGTAGCCACTAATGCCTTTCAAAAGCAATCAGAAGTTCCAAACTTaactgcaaagtaaaaaaaaaaaaaaagccttcaaaagtAGCAACAAGATTAAAGCAGAGCTTGAAAAACTTTTGAAAAGAACTAGCTATGAGCAGAGCCAGCTGATGTGTCATGGTCACCGATGAAAATATGTTGGACTTGATAGCCCAGAACATCCATCCCAATTTCTCTCTTACATTACCAGCACAGACCTTTCACACCTGCCAGACTAATTAAAGGGGATGTATCTGAAAAGCAATATTCTGATCATACTTTACCTTCTGTAGCAAGAACAACATGAGGGCCACTTCCGTAACTCAGACAGGCTATCTTTTTGCCACATAGAGAATCTAACCTCCTTGGTTCAATAGTGCTCTGCATGTCACCTGTTCCCAAACACCCACTGCAGTTCATGCCAAGCACAAAAACCTGTTATaaaagaatcacaaaatcataatTTAGGTTGGAATGAAGGACCTCCAAAGGTCAACTAGTCCAACCCCCAGCTCAACAAAGATCTAAATGCATCAGCTGACTCAAGGCCGTGTCCCATCGAGTCTTGAACAGCTCCAAGGAAAAGATCTCACAACCCCTCCAGGATTTAAACACTCCCACcgtgaattttttttcctaatgctgaATCAGATTTTTCCATCTTCCagcttgtgtccattgcctctcaGCCTGTCACTATGCTCCTCCAAGAAATGTCTAACTCCATCTCTCTTTATGCTCTGATTGTGGTAGGAAGCCATTAATTTGAATTGAAAATGCTTTAGTAGCAATCAAAATGATCAGGCATTTTTGCATGCAACTTTTCCTAGGTATACTATCATAGTACTTACTTTCAGAATAACTTAATATATAAATGACTAAATATGACTACACTGTCGTGGACAATTACCTCATCATTTTCAGTTGCATACAACACTTCATTACCAGCACTGCCAAATACACAGGCTTGACGAATTAACTTGAGTTCTTCttgggaacagagagaaaaaattggCCATTTCCCAACATCCAGCATCTTCAGGGCTGACAATAACGTTGCCTCCAATACCTGATGTTATAAAAAATGATATAAAATACCTAGACAGAGAGAAATGTATACCTTTGCATaccaaaaagtaaaaaatttaGAGAAACACCATCTCCTTTTTCAACCACAAACCAGTATTTTAATTCTAGAACAATACTCTGAGGGAGTTTTGTTctagaattaaaataaacaaataaaatacaccATGATCCAGAAAGAAAGGATCTATATGCATGGAGAAAAGTACTATATACGAAGGTAAATGGTGAGGTTGTATTTTCACTATATTCATACAACATAACTGCTAGCTTATAGAATTCAATGTACAGGATTCTAATATAAAGTACACATTCAAAACTTGAAACTAATTTGTGTCTTTTCCTCCGGTGCTAAAATTACTGTTAaaagaagaaaccataaaaaaatctGCCCAAGAATATACCTGTCTTTGAAAAATATACACATTTGTTTTCATGCATTG belongs to Strix uralensis isolate ZFMK-TIS-50842 chromosome 2, bStrUra1, whole genome shotgun sequence and includes:
- the LOC141939608 gene encoding RCC1 and BTB domain-containing protein 2 isoform X2, whose product is MLDVGKWPIFSLCSQEELKLIRQACVFGSAGNEVLYATENDEVFVLGMNCSGCLGTGDMQSTIEPRRLDSLCGKKIACLSYGSGPHVVLATEEGEVYTWGHNAYSQLGNGTTNHSLLPCQVSTNLVNKKVIEVACGSHHSMVLTSDGEVYTWGYNNSGQVGSGSTANQPIPRRVTSCLQNKIVVNIACGQMCSMAVVENGEVYVWGYNGNGQLGLGSSGNQPTPCRIAALQGIRVQRVACGYAHTLVLTDEGQIYAWGANSYGQLGTGNKSNQSYPTTVIVDKDRVIEIAACHSAHTSAAKTQSGQVYMWGQCRGQSVIFPHLTHFACTDDVFACFATPAVMWRLLSVEPDDHLTVAQSLKKEFDNPETADLKFLVDGKYIHVHKVLLKIRCEHFRSILNNDDEIIEMSEFSYPVYRAFLEYLYTDNIRLPPEDAIGLLDLATLYRENRLKKLCQQTIKQGICEENAIALLSAAVKYEAQDLEEFCFRFCINHLTVVTQTQGFAEMDHDLLKNFISKASRVGAFRN
- the LOC141939608 gene encoding RCC1 and BTB domain-containing protein 2 isoform X3 translates to MEDEPPPSQEVSVKVLEATLLSALKMLDVGKWPIFSLCSQEELKLIRQACVFGSAGNEVLYATENDEVFVLGMNCSGCLGTGDMQSTIEPRRLDSLCGKKIACLSYGSGPHVVLATEEGEVYTWGHNAYSQLGNGTTNHSLLPCQVSTNLVNKKVIEVACGSHHSMVLTSDGEVYTWGYNNSGQVGSGSTANQPIPRRVTSCLQNKIVVNIACGQMCSMAVVENGEVYVWGYNGNGQLGLGSSGNQPTPCRIAALQGIRVQRVACGYAHTLVLTDEGQIYAWGANSYGQLEPDDHLTVAQSLKKEFDNPETADLKFLVDGKYIHVHKVLLKIRCEHFRSILNNDDEIIEMSEFSYPVYRAFLEYLYTDNIRLPPEDAIGLLDLATLYRENRLKKLCQQTIKQGICEENAIALLSAAVKYEAQDLEEFCFRFCINHLTVVTQTQGFAEMDHDLLKNFISKASRVGAFRN
- the LOC141939608 gene encoding RCC1 and BTB domain-containing protein 2 isoform X1 translates to MEDEPPPSQEVSVKVLEATLLSALKMLDVGKWPIFSLCSQEELKLIRQACVFGSAGNEVLYATENDEVFVLGMNCSGCLGTGDMQSTIEPRRLDSLCGKKIACLSYGSGPHVVLATEEGEVYTWGHNAYSQLGNGTTNHSLLPCQVSTNLVNKKVIEVACGSHHSMVLTSDGEVYTWGYNNSGQVGSGSTANQPIPRRVTSCLQNKIVVNIACGQMCSMAVVENGEVYVWGYNGNGQLGLGSSGNQPTPCRIAALQGIRVQRVACGYAHTLVLTDEGQIYAWGANSYGQLGTGNKSNQSYPTTVIVDKDRVIEIAACHSAHTSAAKTQSGQVYMWGQCRGQSVIFPHLTHFACTDDVFACFATPAVMWRLLSVEPDDHLTVAQSLKKEFDNPETADLKFLVDGKYIHVHKVLLKIRCEHFRSILNNDDEIIEMSEFSYPVYRAFLEYLYTDNIRLPPEDAIGLLDLATLYRENRLKKLCQQTIKQGICEENAIALLSAAVKYEAQDLEEFCFRFCINHLTVVTQTQGFAEMDHDLLKNFISKASRVGAFRN